The genomic segment actagaaggactgaatgaaatgtgttaaactgtctccaatgataaagaacacccaggctaacttgggaagcaggccctatgtccacaattccgaactacccctttaaccctTTTCCATATATTTTAGCAAGGAGGGTTTTTAAGAATATTATGGAGTAATCTTTTAACATCAGGACCACAATGAATACTTCAAATACGTGTATAACACTTTTAACACGTCGGTTTTATTAGACATTGGAAATAAAAGTCTGCCCTAATAGGCCTATGTTGCTCTGCTTTTTCAAAAGAAAGAATGTTTGATAATCAGATCTTACGGCCAGATGGAAGATATGTGGTCGTAATGCCCCATCATCTCTAATACCACTCATTACATCGTGATGTCTCCCCGTTTAATATGATTGTTTTGTTCTCCGGTacagagccgatggaggagtcACAGGCGCAACAGTTCCTCCAGTCCTCCCGGACCTAGACGAGCTGCACACGAATCAAACTAACTCCCCGCTGACCGCCATCCACTCACTTTGATAACCCGACTAATTAACCTGCAGTCAGCGGCAATGAGCTCCTATATGCTATTAACGAGCCTTTAGACGACGTAACGGTGGTGCCCAGCTTGTAAAATGTGTTCAGTAACGTTGGACAAGACATCTTAGTTTGATTAGGAAGCGATGCCAAGTGAGGGGGCTCATAACATAAAAATATTCCCGGGTCCAACCCTGAGGTACATCAATGAGTTACCGAATCCCCCCAAAATAAGTGACACAGCTAGCAGAGCAGTCTTGCTGCCGTAGCTAACGCTGGAGCTAGCACCACAGCTAgctccctccacacacactgattTTAGCTGCTAGCACCGCAGCTAGCCTAGCCGTTAGCTACATTCACATACACTGGTTTTAGCTGCTAGTACCGCAGCTAGCCTAGCCGTTAACCACGCTGAGCAGGACGATACGCTCAAATCGGGCCACTTATTTTCAGCAATTTCTCATGGAAAACTTATTCTTAGAGTTATGGTTGAATGGTGTGACTTACAACTCGTGTTTTCCAGATTTTTCCCAGTTTTTGATCCAATCAGTCTGGAGGAGTAGTGTCGCCATCTTCCACTACACAGCCCGgatgtctggctgtctgtgtcCGCTCAGGGTCAAGTGTTCTCGGGCGCCCCCGGTGGCTTCCCTCCGCTAGCCGCTGCAGGCCCGCCGGGCACCctggtggtgcagtggggtaATGCAGTGCTGTGGCTTTTGTTGGGAGGCAGAATTAAATAACTGTTGTTGGACTTTATCAGTAATACTGCCCAAGAAATATTACGGTTATAACTACTACTGACATAGTTTCCTTATCTATTTTTTATGCAAATtggctttctgtgttttttttcccacaaaTATCAAATATATGTGCTGCAATGTTATTTGGAacttcaaaaacacacacgtttatgaatatatatatttctgtgtgCGTAAAAAATCCTAACGGTTGCCCTCTCTTGTTTTTCATTCGAGGTCGTGCTGTTCATTAAGTTACCGCATGGGGGCGATGTTCTCTCCTAAATAACGCTTCAATCTGTTTAGGTTTCATGAACTAGTCTATTTACTACACAATCAGAGTATTACTGATAATACTATTGctagataaatatatatgccACTGCCATTTCATTGGGGTCTATGAATGTTGTACTTGTATACTGGTTTGGATTTGGGCTATGTCCCAGGGTGAACATAATAGTAACATGGCCACTGTCAATTTGTAATAGTAATAGTTCTACTTTTGTCTCAAATTGTAAATAAAACCACCAGAACCACACATAACGTAACTTCCCAACAGAGTACATTTGATCCGGTATTTAATTTGTTCTACCTTGACTATCTGGAAATCAACTGCCTGGTACAAGACAATAAAAACAGCTCACAATATCACTTCTGTcttaaaacatttttattttcaaagacTTCTAACTACTGTGAGCAGCAGCGCTAGGTGCTACAGGCACCACAGCGGTCCCAGGAGCGGACCTACAGAGCTGAGAGATCTCGAGGCTCCCTCTAGTGGCCCCCTGCGGTACTGCATCGCGTCACAGGGGGCAAGGGCAGAGGGAGCGCTAGAAGAGCAGGTTGAAGAAGGTGTGGGTGGAGCCGTCGTGTGTGTCCACCTCCTCGCCCTCGCAGAACGACGGCACGCACAGCTTCTCCGGGTCCTTGATCTCAGTCTCCACCTGGATGtggctgcacacgcacacacacgcacacacaaacccgcacacatacacacatgcacacgcacgcacgcacacatacacatacacacacaagttcTCATTGTGTACGTCTATAAATGtcgatatagatatctatatagatctatagatatagatatatatcatgAAGAGCAGTAGATGGTAAGTGTTAAGGTGTTTCTAACCACACCCACCTGACTATGAtgatggaggagttggaggTGTAGGTGGTGCTGACGGGCATGCACCCCTCGGTGACAGCGGTGCAGTAAGTACCTGGAAACAGAGGAACTGAACATTAGCCCGGTCCCTCCCCACGTCTCACTCCTGTTCTatcacactctcaaacacactctctcaatCTCAATCACATACCCTTAATCAGACTCTCTCaatcacacactctcaaacacagtCTCAATCTCAATCACACACCCTTAATCAGACTCTCTCAATCACACACCCTTAATCAGACTCTCTCAATCACccactctcaaacacaccctCTCAATCTCGCTCTCAATCACACACCCTTAATCAGACTCTCTCAATCACACACCCTTAATCAGACTCTCTCAATCACACACCCTTAATCAGACTCTCTCAATCACccactctcaaacacaccctCTCAATCTCGCTCTCAATCACACACCCTTAATCAGACTCTCTCAATCACACACCCTTAATCAGACTCTCTCAATCACccactctcaaacacaccctCTCAATCTCGCTCTCAATCACACACCCTTAATCAGACTCTCTCAATCACACACCCTTAATCAGACTCTCTCAATCACccactctcaaacacaccctCTCAATCTCGCTCTCAATCACACACCCTTAATCAGACTCTCTCAATCACCCACTCTCAAACACAGAGTGTCCCCTGGGAGGGGGTTTGAATGAGGTAAACAGGGTCACCCTTCACCAACAAGGCCACTATGAAACCATCTTaaattttacttttatttttgcaCCTTCATACCTACCGAtcttattgttattgttgagaCTATTCAGGATACTATCGGTCAGtcgtttttattcttatttcgCTTTCGTTCTTTTTGATCTCTTTCGTTCTATCACGGTCCTGCCTTTTCTGCTGTAACACCCAGGCCGGTGTCCTGTCTGGGATTAATGGAGGACGATCTCAAAGCCTAGGCTGAGCTCATGGCTCAGGGGCCTCACCTTGGGTCTTGGGCACCGTGCCCTTCCACATGCTGAGGGTCAGTCCTTCCCCGGCCACAGTCTCGCTCCCCAGAGTGGTCTTCACTGAGAAGCTGGCGCCGGGTGGCACCTCCATGGAGCTCACGGCCGAGTGCAGAACCTTCTTCTCACAGCTCTGGTTCTTGCTGTCGATCTCATAGAAGACCCCCTGTCAGGGAGAACCACGGGGACCCCCTTAGAGAACCGACCCCAGGCTTCAAACAAGggctacaaacaaacacagggcAGAAGGGGTACCTGGTCGAAGAGCAGGAGCAGGTCCAGGTTCCTGGACGAGTTGGTCGTGACGAAGCCGGGCCAGGGGGCGGTCTTCATGCGGAGTTTCCTCGCCAAGGGATCGTAAACAAATTCGGCGACTACTTTGGCTCCGTTCCTCAAATCGgactggggggggagagaaaggcagTAAGAAAGGATTCAGGGGTTCTCCGTCTGTTCTCGTCGAGAAGAAGATTGGTCGGGGGGTTTCGTAAGACTTACCATGGCAATAGTCCCCGTCATGTTGGGCGGATCTACGAAACAACAACAAGCTTGGATATGAGTGCAGCTCAAACAGACGTCACAGAGCTAtgaagacacacattcacagcagAGCGGCTGAATAGAAGCGTTCTTACGGCAGGCCTGGTGGTGGTCCGCCATGCTGGTGGACAGACCCATGAGACACAACGCTGCGACGACTGCAAACATCTCCGCGGTTTCCGGCGCTTCACAACACAGGAAGTACAGGCAAAGACGACACTCGCAACTTGTGGTGCGTCCGGCCGGACCCAGGGTCCTTTTATagccccccccatcccaccctgAGCGGGGTCGACAAACAGCCCCCTCGCGGTCCCCGTGGCGACCCCGGCCTCCTCGCAAACACCTGCACAAGCACAGACGAGCTGTTGTTGTATAGAGCGCTGGGCCAACCAATCACGTGGGAGCAACACAGCTCCCATGGCTGGGAACAGATTTCTGTCCCTTACCTCGCGTGACCTCGAGGCTGGGACTGGGAGTACGCTTCTCCCTGGGTCCTTTCTGGTTCTGAGGTCGCCAGACAGAGTGAATACATGGCACTGTATCGGTGGAACAACACGGCTGTCTGAGGCTTGCGTTTTGTGTTTTCCTCGACGTTGTGCACTGCTTTGGTGGACGGAAGTGACTCTCGTCCCCGAGAACGAGCTAGGATCAGCTCCACTCTGCTCACCTCATCGAACCCAGACCTCTGAGCCCGTGTCAGCAAGGCCGGATTAACCATTAGGGCAACTGGGCACTTGCCCAGGGGCCGTGACATCAAAGGGGCCCTCATTACATCGTGATGTCTCCCCGTTTAATATGATATGATTGTTTTGTTCTCCGGTacagagccgatggaggaggccctttttttttttttttttcaaagtgcaaacatacatctagacaccacataacacgacaaaacccagatacgtgcgacagacatgtaacatataccaaaacataaagaattatacggggacaaggacagattacgagagggtttggggaggtgtttgtgagagggagagagtgagtgtgtgtgtgtgtgtgtgtgtgtgtgtgtgtgtgtgtgtgtgtgtgtgtgtgtgtgtgtgtgtgtgtgttgtaaggtccatttgtttaaataaaataataaggatATATAGTAGTGACGTAATCAACATCAAATGTTGAATTGTGATACAATAAACATGATCTTGACTTTGAAATCACATGAAAGTGTAGCcaatggtttatttttactaaaAACACACTAATTGCCTGCTTCATGGCTGGTGATAATTtcacatttttgcatttttaaaatGTTCTATGGTTTTAAGTTAAGGCCTACCTAGCTGTTTGCTGTCAAGACAATTGAAACATTCAATAAGTACTCATCAAGCCACCAAGTTCTGATGATAGCGACTTTACGATtgtttggcggcggcggcggggggggggggccttgagCCTTGTTGCCCAGGGCACAGAAAAttgttaatccggccctgcGTGTCAGGGGTCTTTAGGGTACACCTGGCATCCTCCATGTTGATTTCTATATTTCTGATTATATATCTGCCGATTATATATTTCTATAATATATAATTGTTTCTTACTCCCCTTTCAAAGCCCagacaaatgtatattttaccgaaagtttcataaaaaaaaccttTTTCCGAAGTCAATACCTGGTTGTGGTTTTGACAGAGACGGTCCACTCTGAGGTGAAACTCAGAGGAGGTTTGAAACTGAGACGGACTGTGAATCCATCTGCTCAGAAAGTCCCTGATGGGACGACGCAGTGGTGAGACCCAGCGAGGAAACCAGACTGCTGCTTTCACAACACAGAGACTTGCCAAGGAGACGGAACGGTAGGTTCTCTCCTTTCATGTTTTATGAAATAAACGGGAAGCGATTTGAGAATGAGGGAAACTAGAGGCAGTGATGATGAAATCCACAACGCTCTGGAAATAGATGTGGTGACCAGATCAAAAGGGGGGAGACGCTTGTGAAAAAGAGGGATGTCCATTTTGAGCGCGAGATTATGTAAAACTATTCGCAACATGGTTTCTTTCCCAAAAAAACACTGAAAATAGAGGATTCCACTTGGAATATTTTAACTTTTACTTTGGAACCGACTTCTAACAATCCCCTTCTACTCTGTAGCGAGGAGCCTAAAAACAGACTCGATTAAACCAACCTGATTCTGTACGGCTGCGTGTTTGTTATTCATAAAATGACGTGATGACGAGATCTtgaatacattttattgagtGAATAAACTTGAGTTTCCCAGTTTGATAAATGTCGAACATTGGCCTTAAACTTAACCACTACGTTAAACGATAACAGTACTCTTGCTCTGGAAGCAATGATGTTTTTTCAATTTGAAAAAACATCATGTCCACTGTGTCAGCTGTGCAGGCCTGGTCTGACCTCAAACCCGGGGTCTAACCTCAGATCCGATCCCAGTGGCGATGACCCAGTAGGCCTACCACGCCACCCTCCTCAGCACATGACACTTGTTGTTACAGTAGGCGGAGGAGAATGGCCGACCGCAGGTACTTCCTCTCGCGTGAATCATTATTGTAAAAAGTCATAAAAACTCCAACAGAAACCAAAACTGAGACGAAAGCGCTGAATAAATACTGCCGCGCCACATGTCGCTGCACAGACAACACGCAACACAAGGTAAGGCTGTTCTTCTCTTGTCCTCATCTCTATGGGTCTAGATCAAGGGGAACCAACCAGAGCTCTGTCGGCGTCTCTCGGTGGGGAGAGGCTTACTATGAAGCCGCTCAACAGTAGGAGAGTATGGTCAGCTGAGAGTGTTGATTGTTATACATAGGACCTGTTGtagttattgtgtgtgtttgagtttaatGTACAgagtgatcacacacacacacacacacacacacacacacacacacacacacacacacacacacacacacacacacacacacacacaca from the Gadus macrocephalus chromosome 7, ASM3116895v1 genome contains:
- the LOC132462074 gene encoding ependymin-1-like, with translation MYSLCLATSEPERTQGEAYSQSQPRGHARCLRGGRGRHGDREGAVCRPRSGWDGGGYKRTLGPAGRTTSCECRLCLYFLCCEAPETAEMFAVVAALCLMGLSTSMADHHQACHPPNMTGTIAMSDLRNGAKVVAEFVYDPLARKLRMKTAPWPGFVTTNSSRNLDLLLLFDQGVFYEIDSKNQSCEKKVLHSAVSSMEVPPGASFSVKTTLGSETVAGEGLTLSMWKGTVPKTQGTYCTAVTEGCMPVSTTYTSNSSIIIVSHIQVETEIKDPEKLCVPSFCEGEEVDTHDGSTHTFFNLLF